The stretch of DNA TGTGGATAGCGGCGGGCCTCACCGGCGCGCTCGCGCTGTGCCGGCTTCACCCGGGAGTGCGGCCGACCGCGCTGACCCCCGACGCCGCCGTCGTGCTCGGCTGCGCGTGGCTGGCGTGGGCGATGCTCGGCTACCTGGCGGCATCGATCGCGATCGCCGGGGCAATCCAGCTGGTCGGTGCTCTCGGCGCCTCGACCCAGGCGCTCGCTCGCCTCGCCGGTCTGGTCCCGCGCCGCGTGCGGTGGTTGGTCGACCGCACGGTCGTCGTCGGTCTCACCGCGACCGTCCTCGGTACCGCGGTCGCGGCACCCGCCGGCGCCCTGAGCCACCACGGCAGCACTGCGCCCGGCGCCGGCCGGCTCGCGAGCGCCGGCGCGCTCGACTGGCCCGGGCTGCGCGCGGCGCCGCAGACGGCCCTCGGCACGACGCATCAGCGGCACCCGCACCCCGTGCCGAGCCCGAGCCGCCACGTGCATCGCCGGTCGGCGCCATCACGACCGGTCCACCAGCGGGCGAAC from Mycobacteriales bacterium encodes:
- a CDS encoding LysM domain-containing protein, producing MTMRRQPKAHRRGRRPAHAARAGLWIAAGLTGALALCRLHPGVRPTALTPDAAVVLGCAWLAWAMLGYLAASIAIAGAIQLVGALGASTQALARLAGLVPRRVRWLVDRTVVVGLTATVLGTAVAAPAGALSHHGSTAPGAGRLASAGALDWPGLRAAPQTALGTTHQRHPHPVPSPSRHVHRRSAPSRPVHQRANGPGRPDHPPAAPARHAAAPMGAAIVVRPGDSLWSIAAAHLPGDASVAATTRAWHELYDANRSRIGTDPDLIHPGQRLADPLGSGEGAER